One region of Baekduia soli genomic DNA includes:
- the hpnC gene encoding squalene synthase HpnC, which translates to MAPGAPSAAAVMERARHENFPVAGRVLPRAQRDHLLAVYGYARLVDDLGDEAAGDRGALLDWVDGELDAIYAGRAPEHELMVRLARTVAACDIPRDPLQRLVAANRQDQVVARYADFDALVDYCRLSATPVGELVLRIFGVATPDRIALSDDICTALQVVEHLQDVGEDRAAGRVYLPQDDLAACGCPEGDLDAPVASPALRRVVALEAGRARALLGRGAPLVRRLPVRPALAVAAFVAGGHAAADALERAGWDVLGTRARPTRGALALRLVRTLGQVAR; encoded by the coding sequence ATGGCGCCGGGCGCCCCGTCGGCCGCGGCGGTCATGGAGCGGGCGCGCCACGAGAACTTCCCCGTGGCCGGCCGGGTGCTGCCCCGGGCCCAGCGCGACCACCTGCTGGCCGTCTACGGCTACGCGCGCCTGGTCGACGACCTCGGCGACGAGGCCGCCGGCGACCGCGGCGCGCTGCTGGACTGGGTCGACGGCGAGCTCGACGCGATCTACGCAGGACGCGCCCCCGAGCACGAGCTCATGGTGCGCCTGGCGCGCACGGTCGCGGCCTGCGACATCCCCCGCGACCCGCTCCAGCGCCTCGTCGCGGCCAATCGCCAGGATCAGGTCGTGGCCCGCTACGCGGACTTCGACGCGCTCGTGGACTACTGCCGCCTGTCGGCCACGCCCGTCGGCGAGCTCGTCCTGCGGATCTTCGGGGTCGCGACGCCCGATCGCATCGCGCTCTCGGACGACATCTGCACGGCGCTGCAGGTCGTCGAGCACCTCCAGGACGTCGGCGAGGACCGCGCGGCCGGGCGCGTCTACCTGCCCCAGGACGACCTCGCGGCCTGCGGGTGCCCCGAGGGCGACCTCGACGCGCCGGTCGCGTCCCCCGCGCTGCGGCGCGTCGTCGCGCTGGAGGCCGGCCGCGCCCGCGCCCTGCTGGGCCGCGGCGCGCCGCTGGTCCGCCGGCTGCCCGTCCGCCCGGCGCTCGCGGTGGCCGCGTTCGTCGCCGGCGGCCACGCGGCGGCCGACGCCCTGGAGCGCGCCGGCTGGGACGTCCTGGGCACCCGCGCGCGCCCGACCCGCGGGGCGCTGGCGCTGCGCCTGGTCCGTACGCTGGGGCAGGTGGCGCGATGA
- the shc gene encoding squalene--hopene cyclase, with translation MSGAAVAHVDPRTALVRGVERLRDLQDDAGWWKGALDTNVTMDAEDLLMRAFLGILDPGQTSAAARWIRGQQREDGTWANFHGGPGDLSTTAEAYVALRLAGDGPDEEHMRTAAAFVRAGGGLEATRVFTRIWMSLFGLWSWDDVPALSPEVMLLPSWMPLNLYDFACWARQTIAPLTIIGAYRPVRPLPFGIDELRSGDGAPRPRRSLRDWPGRLAWLDAALHRYERRPLGPLRRLALDRAERWIVERQEADGSWGGIQPPWVYSLMALNVRGYAIDHPVMAAGLAGLDAFTLHEDGERRIEACQSPVWDTALAVVALADAGVEADDDAMTRAAAWLRDEAVAVPGDWCVRRPELAPGGWAFEFANDHYPDVDDTAEVVMALRRAGVDAGPEIRRGVEWTIGMQCADGGWAAFDADNTRRLCTELPFCDFGEVIDPPSADVTAHVVEMLALEGRDEVAMRRGIVWLRDAQEDDGSWFGRWGINHVYGTGAVLPALAAAGVSPLDPAVRRAVAWLRAHQNVDGGWGEDPRSYEDPAWVGRGASTASQTAWALLALHAAGEGSGEAAERGLRWLAATQLPDGSWDEPEYTGTGFPGDFYINYGLYRQVFPVMALARCLR, from the coding sequence ATGAGCGGGGCGGCGGTGGCGCATGTCGATCCACGTACGGCGCTGGTCCGCGGCGTCGAACGCCTGCGCGATCTCCAGGACGACGCGGGCTGGTGGAAGGGCGCGCTGGACACGAACGTCACGATGGATGCCGAGGACCTGCTCATGCGGGCCTTCCTGGGCATCCTGGATCCCGGCCAGACGTCGGCGGCCGCGCGCTGGATCCGCGGCCAGCAGCGCGAGGACGGGACCTGGGCCAACTTCCACGGCGGGCCCGGGGACCTCTCGACGACCGCCGAGGCCTACGTCGCCCTGCGCCTGGCCGGCGACGGACCCGACGAGGAGCACATGCGCACGGCCGCCGCGTTCGTCCGCGCGGGCGGGGGCCTGGAGGCCACCCGCGTCTTCACGCGCATCTGGATGTCGCTGTTCGGCCTGTGGTCGTGGGACGACGTCCCCGCGCTCTCGCCCGAGGTGATGCTGCTCCCGTCCTGGATGCCGCTCAACCTCTACGACTTCGCCTGCTGGGCCCGCCAGACCATCGCGCCGCTGACGATCATCGGCGCCTACCGGCCCGTGCGCCCGCTGCCGTTCGGCATCGACGAGCTGCGCTCGGGCGACGGCGCGCCGCGCCCGCGCCGCTCGCTGCGCGACTGGCCCGGCCGGCTGGCATGGCTGGACGCCGCCCTGCACCGCTACGAGCGCCGCCCCCTGGGGCCGCTGCGGCGCCTCGCGCTGGACCGCGCCGAGCGCTGGATCGTCGAGCGCCAGGAGGCCGACGGGTCCTGGGGCGGCATCCAGCCGCCGTGGGTCTACTCGCTCATGGCCCTCAACGTCCGCGGCTACGCGATCGACCATCCCGTCATGGCCGCGGGCCTGGCCGGGCTGGACGCCTTCACGCTGCACGAGGACGGCGAGCGCCGGATCGAGGCCTGCCAGTCGCCGGTGTGGGACACCGCGCTGGCGGTCGTCGCCCTGGCCGACGCCGGGGTCGAGGCCGACGACGACGCGATGACGCGCGCGGCGGCCTGGCTGCGCGACGAGGCCGTCGCCGTGCCGGGTGACTGGTGCGTGCGGCGCCCGGAGCTGGCGCCGGGCGGCTGGGCGTTCGAGTTCGCCAACGACCATTACCCCGACGTCGACGACACCGCCGAGGTCGTGATGGCCCTGCGCCGCGCGGGCGTCGACGCCGGGCCCGAGATCCGCCGGGGCGTGGAGTGGACGATCGGCATGCAGTGCGCCGACGGCGGCTGGGCGGCGTTCGACGCCGACAACACGCGCCGGCTGTGCACCGAGCTGCCGTTCTGCGACTTCGGCGAGGTCATCGACCCGCCCTCGGCCGACGTCACCGCCCACGTCGTGGAGATGCTGGCCCTCGAGGGCCGCGACGAGGTCGCGATGCGCCGCGGCATCGTCTGGCTGCGCGACGCCCAGGAGGACGACGGCTCCTGGTTCGGGCGCTGGGGCATCAACCACGTCTACGGCACGGGCGCGGTGCTGCCCGCGCTGGCCGCGGCCGGCGTCTCGCCGCTCGACCCGGCGGTGCGCCGGGCCGTCGCCTGGCTGCGGGCGCACCAGAACGTCGACGGCGGCTGGGGCGAGGACCCGCGCTCCTACGAGGACCCCGCGTGGGTCGGACGCGGTGCCAGCACGGCGTCGCAGACGGCGTGGGCGCTGCTGGCGCTGCATGCCGCCGGCGAGGGCTCGGGTGAGGCGGCCGAGCGCGGCCTGCGGTGGCTGGCCGCGACCCAGCTCCCCGACGGCAGCTGGGACGAGCCCGAGTACACCGGGACCGGGTTCCCGGGCGACTTCTACATCAACTACGGCCTCTACCGGCAGGTCTTCCCCGTCATGGCCCTCGCTCGTTGCCTGCGCTAG
- a CDS encoding DUF4031 domain-containing protein has product MAVYVDHAFAHGDWGRWSGGGHLQADTPGELHAFAAGLGLQRRWFQHRPGRPDRDHYDLTAGLRRAALAAGAVAEDRAQGVARRRRVRALHGAAQPAGA; this is encoded by the coding sequence GTGGCGGTCTACGTCGATCACGCCTTCGCGCACGGGGACTGGGGCCGCTGGTCGGGCGGCGGCCACCTGCAGGCCGACACGCCGGGCGAGCTGCACGCCTTCGCTGCCGGCCTGGGCCTGCAGCGGCGCTGGTTCCAGCACCGCCCGGGCCGCCCCGATCGCGACCACTACGACCTGACCGCCGGCCTGCGGCGGGCGGCGCTGGCCGCCGGCGCGGTGGCCGAGGACCGCGCGCAGGGCGTCGCGCGGCGCCGGCGGGTGCGCGCCCTGCACGGGGCCGCCCAGCCCGCCGGCGCCTAG
- a CDS encoding CBM96 family carbohydrate-binding protein: protein MTMLLAALGLALCLAFGASAADAAADVGVNDGSYAPLSGSPTGTKPESKLWYTGGSWWGVLYSVPNNRYDIFKFNVAAGTWSDTGVVVENRGTGGRSYRTDTLWDGSHLYVASHYFDDQGHGASPATATSGTGAQLYRYSFSGGTYTRDQTSAINPYKTETLVIDKDSTGTLWSTWTYNNTVWVAHTVGGDRTWSAPYQVPGSATLDSDDISSLVRFGGNRIGVMWSSQVPLGGGKELFSVHTDGTGDSAAAWKTETVPTGASPDDHINLKADAQGRVYAAVKTSESSPKTRPLVLLLTRSTAGTWTTSTFGTVTNSDTRPIVELDEQAQVVHMFATCPQPPSTSGQSGGDICERQAPMSTGTFGTTKTVISQAGSPDMNDVTSTKQNVSSSTGLLIEANDKTSKTYWHAFDPLGGGVPTSPTAAFTETPASGVAPLTVQFTNTSTNATSYSWDFGDGSAASTETSPSHTFTAAGTYTVTLTATGSGGQTSTATHPVSATTGGGGGGTTTLTAVADTNLKSYSPTKAYGTATTVRTRLDTATPPNSYLGLVKFDLSAVTGTVQSATLRIWVTDASKKPGNVFATVNMWGETSTWNTRPAQGAQVGTLSTTAPAGAWESIPVTGVTTGGNVSFYLPGGGTDSLTFSSRETGANAPQLVVTTV, encoded by the coding sequence ATGACCATGCTGCTCGCCGCGCTGGGGCTCGCGCTGTGCCTGGCCTTCGGCGCCTCCGCGGCCGACGCCGCGGCCGATGTCGGAGTCAACGACGGCAGCTACGCGCCGCTGAGCGGGTCGCCCACCGGGACCAAGCCCGAGAGCAAGCTCTGGTACACGGGCGGGTCGTGGTGGGGCGTGCTCTACAGCGTGCCCAACAACCGCTACGACATCTTCAAGTTCAACGTGGCGGCGGGCACGTGGAGCGACACGGGCGTCGTGGTCGAGAACCGCGGCACCGGCGGGCGCAGCTACCGCACGGACACGCTCTGGGACGGCTCGCACCTCTACGTCGCCTCGCACTACTTCGACGACCAGGGCCACGGCGCCTCGCCGGCGACGGCGACCTCGGGGACCGGCGCGCAGCTCTACCGCTACAGCTTCTCCGGCGGCACGTACACGCGCGACCAGACCTCGGCGATCAACCCCTACAAGACCGAGACCCTCGTCATCGACAAGGACTCGACCGGGACGCTGTGGTCGACGTGGACCTACAACAACACGGTGTGGGTCGCCCACACCGTCGGCGGCGACCGGACCTGGAGCGCGCCCTACCAGGTGCCGGGCTCGGCCACGCTGGACTCCGACGACATCTCCTCGCTCGTGCGCTTCGGCGGCAACAGGATCGGCGTGATGTGGTCCAGCCAGGTCCCGCTGGGCGGCGGCAAGGAGCTCTTCTCCGTCCACACCGACGGCACGGGCGACAGCGCCGCGGCGTGGAAGACCGAGACGGTGCCCACCGGCGCGTCCCCCGACGACCACATCAACCTCAAGGCCGACGCCCAGGGTCGCGTGTACGCGGCGGTCAAGACGAGCGAGTCGTCGCCCAAGACGCGGCCGCTGGTCCTGCTCCTGACCCGCAGCACCGCCGGCACGTGGACCACGAGCACGTTCGGCACGGTGACGAACTCCGACACGCGCCCGATCGTCGAGCTCGACGAGCAGGCGCAGGTCGTGCACATGTTCGCCACCTGCCCGCAGCCGCCGTCGACGAGCGGTCAGTCCGGCGGCGACATCTGCGAGCGCCAGGCGCCCATGTCGACGGGCACGTTCGGGACGACGAAGACCGTCATCAGCCAGGCCGGCTCGCCCGACATGAACGACGTGACCTCGACGAAGCAGAACGTCAGCTCGTCGACCGGCCTGCTCATCGAGGCCAACGACAAGACCTCCAAGACCTATTGGCACGCGTTCGACCCGCTGGGCGGCGGCGTGCCGACCTCGCCGACCGCGGCGTTCACCGAGACCCCGGCGTCGGGCGTCGCGCCGCTGACGGTCCAGTTCACCAACACCTCGACGAACGCCACGAGCTACTCGTGGGACTTCGGCGACGGCTCGGCGGCCTCCACCGAGACGAGCCCGAGCCACACGTTCACCGCCGCCGGGACCTACACCGTCACGCTGACGGCGACGGGCTCGGGCGGCCAGACGTCGACGGCGACCCACCCGGTCAGCGCGACCACGGGCGGCGGTGGCGGCGGGACGACGACGCTGACGGCCGTGGCCGACACGAACCTCAAGTCGTACAGCCCCACGAAGGCCTACGGGACGGCGACGACCGTGCGGACGCGCCTCGACACCGCGACGCCACCGAACAGCTACCTCGGCCTCGTGAAGTTCGACCTCAGCGCGGTCACGGGCACCGTGCAGAGCGCCACCCTGCGGATCTGGGTCACCGACGCCTCCAAGAAGCCGGGCAACGTGTTCGCCACGGTCAACATGTGGGGTGAGACCTCGACGTGGAACACGCGGCCGGCGCAGGGCGCGCAGGTCGGCACGCTGAGCACGACCGCCCCGGCCGGCGCCTGGGAGTCGATCCCGGTCACCGGCGTCACCACGGGCGGCAACGTCAGCTTCTACCTCCCCGGTGGCGGCACCGACAGCCTGACCTTCTCCAGCCGCGAGACCGGGGCCAACGCGCCCCAGCTCGTGGTGACCACCGTCTGA